The Malus sylvestris chromosome 3, drMalSylv7.2, whole genome shotgun sequence genomic sequence TAAAGTAATTTGGGTGTTTTGGAAAATAATGCAGTCTTTCTTCATTGGCGGAGGAAGCAACCCGCAGTCTGTTATTGCTGGATTTGACCATGAAGTACTTGCAAATGCCTTCAATGTAAGTACATCACAGCTTTATTATGATCAGTTCTTAAATTTAAACTTcctacatatatattatttatcatCATATTATTATGAGTAAGAATCCATTCAAATTGATATATGAAATCCACAAATATGTGACACCAACCCTATAATGTTTCGTGTCAAAATTAAGCATGTGACATGCGTGAAATAGTGTGGTTGGTATCCCGGATTTATCCATTAATGGGGACTCATGCACTTTTTCATGTGCTTTTGACAGAAAATCTAAAGAAGTGTGAGGACCAATGCTCCACGTTTTGTCGAACTCGGATAttaatttgaatggatttttaTATTGCAATGGGGTGTTCTCCAATTTTCTGTATAATTAACAATAATCCTAGAACACACCAAATTTTGTATCAAATTTTCTCATGTTAGAGCTTAGAGGTACATGAGTTCATTTTTGAGAAGGACTTGCATGAATTGGGACCCGTGGTGGCATCATCCCTACCATGCAAGTGTTTTCTGCTGATCTGGAGTGAACTCAAATTTGAATAATGGAATATTACCAGTCTACCGCATCATCTCGAAACTCTTTGAGTCTTTGATTACATCAATTGGTAAACAATTTAGTAAACGAATTTGGTGAGTGTTGCAGTACCTTGTGATGTATTAAACGTCATAATCTTTAATTAGTGTGATCAGAAATTAAAGAAACAAATGTGTGTCCAATATTGCAGGTCACGTCATCAGAACTAAGCGAAATGTTCACAAGTCAACAACAAGGTCCGATTGTCTTTGTGCCCGAATCTCATTCGCCAAGCGTCTGGTCGAAATTCCTCCGGCTAAAACAGCAAGACAGACTTCAAGAAATGAAGAGTATGTTTGACATCCAACAAGAAGATCATCACCAAGGCAAATCAGAAACATGGTCATGGAGGAAGCTCTTGAACTCGGTGTTTGGCACTGATTCGAACGAAAACAAGAGGCGAGATGACTATGACAAGAAGAGGCGAGGTGACTATGACAAGGGCAAGGGAAGAGGAAAATCACCGGACTCTTACAATCTCTACGACAAAAAACCCAACTTCAGAAACAACTACGGATGGAGCATGCAGCTCGATCATTCAGATTACTCACCGTTGGAACACTCTGGAATTGGCGTTTACCTTGTCAACCTCACCGCCGGTTCAATGATGGCACCACATGTGAATCCCAGAGCGACAGAATACGGCATAGTGTTGAGAGGCTCCGGAACGCTACAGATTGTGTTCCCAAATGGGACACAAGCCATAAATGCCAAGATAAAAGAAGGTGATGTGTTTTGGGTGCCGAGGTACTTCGCATTCTGTCAAATCGCGTCAAGAACCGGACCACTTGAGTTCTTCGGATTCACAACTTCCGCTCGGAAGAACAGGCCTCAGTTTTTGGTCGGTGCAGCATCCGTTCTTCAGGAGCTCAAAGGACCCGAGCTTGCAGCTGCTTTCAGCGTGAGCGAGGACCGGTTGAGAAAGTTTATTGATGCTCAGCGTGAGGCAGTGATCTTGCCTACGGCACAAGCAGCACCTCCGTACAAGGAAGAGAGGAAGCCACcgaaggaggaagaggaagagaggaagcaGCAGCAGCCGGAGGAAGGCGAGAGAAGAGAGGGCGAGAGAAGGGGGGATGCGGGAAGGGGCGAGGGAAGAAGGGAGGATGACAGAGGGGATAAGGGGAGGTTTGAGAGGGTGCCGGaggtgatcaagagtattgggAATGACATGGTTATGGGATTTGATTGAGAGAGTCTCTGTGGTGAATAAAGAGTGGCCTTGTGGAGTTTTTATTTTTCGAGGTTATTTAGGAGCTTTTTGTTCATGTTTTTAGCTTTTGTACTTGGTCTTGTCTTTCTTCTTTTGGTTAAAATTTGTGGTTATGTTACGTTTGTGAATGACTTGCTCGCGAATAAGAAATCCActaccttttgtttttgtttggtggCTATCGGAATTGCTTGTTTTACAACTAATCCgatctcaaccattttcttgtTGGGCACAGAAAATCAAATTGCAATACCAAGAATTTTGTATTGTGTGTAACGCAATGCGAAATGAAACGGATGAACGAGTGTGGAATGAACGGGTTGAGATTTTAAAATACGGATGGTATGCCCTTCACTGTATCGAGACCCTCAAGAACCAATACTCCTATTGGTCTTGGTCTTTACTGTTCTCAAAACCCTATTTAAACAGAAGTTGATAAATGTTATTGGTATTTTTTTAGAATTGAGACTTTTATGTATTCTATGCCATCTCATTTTGGCATtggcataatattttataatattggtaCAGAGACTTGACGTTTTTCAATGAGATGATAAAGAGTATGCAGAGTTCCACTTTtaagagtctccttaacaatcTCACAGAAGTTTGATTTTTGTTGAGAATGAACTGATAGAAGGAGGAACCTTGAATGGACTTATAAGTTGAGCTACTTCTCATATTATCAattttggttttatggtggaacttcTTTCTTTATAGTATTCGACCAGATTGTCCGAAGCCTAACAGTCACATGTTTGTGTTGTACGCGTGTtaacttgaaaatttgccacatGTGGGGCGGAGATTCCTACAATGATGGTAGGAGGGTCTTGCATGATTTTATAAGTAAGTTAGGTTACTCCACATAGTACTAattgttttatggtgaaaccacAATTTTCTTTATGTACAATTGAATAAAATagtgtcacttagtattacggtcagTAAATGGGATATATGACCCAAACCATTCAACGAATGAGATATATTTAGTGAATGGGACAAGTCACACTCCACCGTGAATAATTCAGCAGCGTGGAGTTTTTTGTGGGTGAGGGAGAAGGCCACATGCCTACCATGTCAGTAAACGAACAAATTGATGGACAAGAAAATGAGgtctgacattgcaacaaattcgtaaTTTATGTATGACATTACAATGTTCAAAAAATGAAGTATGAGTCTATTATGTGACCAAGACAACAAACATCCATATCCTTCTTTTTTGGATTCTCGTATAACCATtagaaaaaccaaaatttgcaaaccaaatgatgtgtcaccaaagaaataaatacgttaatcaacgcttaagtaataattcaaacatCAACAACATCATTTGGGCGAGGGAGTGAGCCCTGCACttgccacatcatcatttaacagtCAAATTGACTGAATATTTACGAAGATACAACATTACAATGTATCTTAAATTGATGTATAAATTTGCAATGTTTAGAAGATGAGGCATGAGTTTGTATATATGACCCAAACCTGAGGCAATTAATAAATCAACCATTTTATATAGAACAGCCTGCAAGGCATGCTTTTCTTTTTGGGTGGGTGCAAAGCAAAAACGTTAGGTATATCTCTCTAGTACGAAACTGAAGCTGGGGGGATAACTTACAGAGCGTCGTCCTTCAATCTAATTATCCcggaaatttttgaaattttctcaGCAGCCATGAAAACCCACTCTGCTTCTCTAGTTTTCGTCTCagttcttctctttcttcttccaatcctaACAACCCATGCCGAAGCTGAGGTTATAACCCTAACCGCCGACACCTTCTCGGACAAGGTAACAACTCAAAAAACCCTTTTCAAATTCTTAGTTATTTGCATTCAATTTCACAGATCCAATCTACTAAAAAAGGTCATGAAGTTATGGCTATGATTTTACCGCTCAGATTCTTTTCCCAATTTCTGGGCAGATTGGGTAGGGCCTTGTTGTGATTTTGATGTTTGATGCAGATCCTGTTTTGCAATTTCTACACACAGGCACATTTAATTATGGTTTTTAAACCTAACCCAGATCCAAATTTCCCTTACTAGCTTATAAATCCCTGGTGATCTTATCAATGCTGATGCCTAGTTAGTTTTGCCCTTTttgtcaattttcttttaatttattatcgCTGCCAGAATTAAATGGCGATTGAGTCTATGAAATTGGACTGGAAGTTAAAGTGAAAAATGTCATAGGTTTTATAAGAAATGTATGATTCCAGGAAAACAAGAGGCTAATTAAGTAGGAAGTAATTTGGAAAGAGAAATTTATATCTCAAGCTATAGCTAATGAGAAATGTGTTTAACCTTTATCACCTTGCTGAttgtttatttgtatatgtGTTTTCTTAGGTGAAGGAGAGAGACACGGCATGGTTTGTGAAATTCTGTGTACCGTGGTGTAAACATTGGTAAGTTTTCCCTACCTCTGCCAAGTTCATGATTAGAAAAGATAATGAAAGATTGATATTCTTACTAGTAATAGCAACATTTGCTTTCAGTAAGAACATGGGTACGTTGTGGGAGGACCTTGGGAAGACAGTGGAAGGCGAAGACGAAATAGAGGTTGGGGAAGTTGATTGCAGTACGAGTAAACCCGTATGTTCCAAAGTTGACATTCATTCGTATCCTACGTTTAAAGTATTCTATGATGGTGAAGAAGTCGCAAAATATCAAGGTAcgattcaaattttgtttctgcTATATCAGTTGTGTTTCCATTCGTTGTCATCTTTGTGGTGCATAAAATCTTTTCTATTTGATCTACTCAGGCTTACTAACAGCACTTATACTATCACATTATAatctaaacactatttatatGAAATTCCTGTTGAAGTGCCTTGTCTAGAAAATAGATTTTATGTGCAAGCTTCTCGTGGGCTTGGGCACGTATTTATGTGATTAACCAACCCGAATGTGCTTGTTAGTAATAACTTCcgagaagaagaaaatgttcaTATCAATTTATTCTCAATTCAGATCACTAGCGCTTCCATATTCATTTTAAGTTCAATACAGATTCATTTGGGAAATCATTATAATTTATGTTGGCCATACAAACTGGCCATCACATCCGCCATTTTGTGGTATCATTTATTATCCTACAACTTGTTCTCATCAGTTGAAATGTCCTAAGAATAATAACAACACTGGAAATCCATCACAAATAAGAAGTCCTAACATTTGGCTACGTCAACATTGAAAGAGGTAATATAGTATTATTGTGGAAAAGTGGTAAACAGTACTGCACCATACCTTATCATACCCCAATGTTGATAAAGATGTGTGCATggttttatatatgtttttaattttctttttttgccctgttttatttttttgctggAGGAAATGTGAGATATAAATTGCGAGATGTTTGAGTGGTGCTGTAGGTACCTGTGAAAGATTTGGCTGGTTTGTTTAGTATAGCAGAGATAGAGATAATATTTCTTGTGGGACTAATCCTTGGCTTAATTAGTATGTACATTCGGAGAAGAACTTACATGGTAATGGTTACATCTCCCCCGTGGCATCCCGAGCCGATGATACAATGtcatgtgtaagtttatcttcaCATGGCATGGGATGGCACGGTGGCGGTGTGCTCATGCTGTGGATTCATTTGAGTGAATTTGATCTGTTATCAGTCCAAAAAACTGTTTCATGTAGCTGTATATATTATTTGTAGACTTTGAGTCAAGTGCAGCCCACTAAAGGCTGAGTGTTTAATTTCTTGTTCCAATAACGTATTAGACTTTGTGTGGTATAGTATCTCACTTAGTTATTGTTTCTTGTGCAAATGATCAGGGCCGAGGGATGTTGACTCACTTAAAAACTTTGTCTTAGAAGAAGCCGAAAAGGCAGCAACAAAGGCACAGCTTGACAATGATAAAGAGTTGTAGTGAACTGTCGGGTACACCTTGTGACTTTGGATTGTGAAATCTAATCTTTTGATATAACTCCTTTGTTTAAACTCTTGGAATTGTCTGCAAAGAATGAGTTGGACAGTATCAATCCTAGTGCTCCACTGGAATCAATCGGTATGTAACAATTGAATGTCTTTACCTGGTGCAGATGGGACTTGCGTGTTGAACCCGCATTAGCACACATGGTGACAGACGCCCAGTATATGCTTCTATGGACATCAGCTCAGCTTCAGCTTCAGCAGTTGGGTGCGGGCACAACAATTTTGACTCGGGGTCGCGACTCCAGTGGGGCAAATACCAACTACAACTCATACATGGGCAACAGCAGCTTGTATTCATGAATGAATTTAAAAACTCGGTAATTTTCACATGATATTTAGTTTGGATGTTCGTTAGGTAGGTGTAATTGTCCAAGTTTTAAGTTATTGCAGGTTTAATTTCATCACGAATAGTTCGTGTTTGGATTTATAAGTTGTTTTCGGACATGACAAACGAGTTTATACTGGAGATTGGAGATCTATTATTATTTAGTATCATCTTGCTAACTGTCATATATGTTATAAAAGAGCATTCTGCCTAAGCGCTTATGCTCAAATTAACGTTTACAAATAAGAGTGTAAACGTTAATTTTGGCCAGCGAGCAAAAGCACTTGCATCTTAGTGAGTAAAATACGAGTTTTTACAACCCATGGCACTCGTTCAACCGGTCGTTGTGGGAGGAAAAAAAAGGGCCGTGCGTGGTAAGCGCATAAATAGACAGAATATATGTACAGATGGGCAATGCCCTGCTAACCGGAAAGATTGGCCGGAACTGAAAGCAAAACCAGCACCGTCGAATTGCCACTATACATAACCAAGAGCAATGAACAACTTTGATTAAAGTTTAGGATGTACAACTTGTTCTAATAAGTAAGCACATATTTCATTGCACAATGAATAGTTTTCACTAGatctggcattcgtgtcgttttcgtgtcatcccgatagcttaacgggttgtgtCATGTAATACCCGTTACagtaaacgggtaatatgaTCCGATCCGAAATCAATCCGTTAATATTATCATggaatatgacccgacccgttgcccgttaagaaaaatatatcttaaatcaataaaaatgaaaatgaaaaacataatttgacccaaaaaaatgtaaaacataatactaaattagtatatatatactaaattttggagttgaccccttcataaaagttgtaaagcttttcattacgagtgattacatttttcacacttctacaataataattattaattttattaattttgcactcaaataaaaacattattcatgataTTTGGaaggttttaaaaatctaaatgacCATGTAACCATCTTCTAAGCGTTGAGAATGCAATATGAACGTTTATTATGCTTTCACATCTTTCAGActtatacattaatgattatgaattttgtttattttgaactcccttaaaaatattattcatgagagtttgtatggtttaaaattttcaaacgatcatatacccatcctcaaagcgtAGAGGATGCGACTATgagcgtttgcatatttttttcatatttttcgcacatgtaaattaattattataatttttttaatgtgtttggtatttttaaattacttgatatttttatttttaatgtgttttatgatttttaatctcaatctttgcctataatatactacaaaaataaataaataaaacataaaatttaaaattcatatagaaaaataattaataaacaatatatacatattcattatatctattttattttatagtaagttttttttagtagtttaaaaaattaaaatcatcaaaataacttttttcttatcaTGTTGAAACAGGTTACCCGCGTGTCACTCTCAtgtaaacctgttaaggacccgttattaacgggttattatcgtgtgacccgataatgacccgattagttatcgtgatgacccgaaacctgttattttcgtgtcgtttacGTGTCGTGTTAACGGGtcatgtaagaaattgtcaggTCTAGTTTTCACCACAAGATCGATATTTACTAAAAACAGATACACATAACTTGTGGATGTGTTTGTTgtaccggactatctcggactagaCTAGCTTTAGGAactaagctggattggcttGGCTTAGACTAAGTAAGATAAGAATAATGAAGTGTATGATGTAGTAAGAATAGTGAAATGTTTGGTGCAGTAGGGGACTAAACTATGGactaaaatatttttagaacccaaaataatttttttaatcatttttaatttacttttaccTTAAAACGAAAAACAACTAATATttgttataaaatattatattgtagttatttaatttttaaaaacctaATTATGTTTCAGGTTTGCAAATCCTGTCAGCCTTTATTTTTAATCAGAAGAATAGACCAACTTTTTTTATTGCAAATCCTCTGCCTCTTCACTTCATCTTCTTCGCCTCTTGCCTCTGCACTTCACCTTCTTCACCTCCTGCCTCTGCACTTCACCTCTCCATCCTGCCTCTTCACTTCCTCTCACTAAATCAATTGCAAATCTTAAAATCAAAACATAGAGCAAGAAAGAGATTGAAGGAGGTTGGCTACATATGTGATTGGCTCAAAGGTGGAGGATAAGGGTTGGATCTATTAGGAAAATTATCCTTTCATTTCATTACTTCAACAAGGTTTACACAATGATGTCTTATATACTAGTTACTCACTAGTATTAGATAACTAACTAATTACACCTTCATCAACTAATCACTCACTAATTACAAAACTACCATAACAACCTTAACTGTTTACAGTTTTACCCTTATTAGGATCTGGTTTGGGTTTTCTGGGTGCATGTGTGATTGAAACAACCATGATCATCccactgcatttttttttttttttttggatttcttgggttttctgggtttctgAGTTTTCTAAGTtcgaattttgggattttcttGGTTATCTAGGTTCAAATTTTGGGAGTTGGTTCTGGTTTTGAATAGGGAACGGCTGCAAATtttgtgcattttttttttttagttttgcgggatttgggtttgaaaaGGGTTGTGGGATACAAGATAGAAGCAGATGGGAGGAACGAGTGAAGCAAGCAGATTTGGCTTAGCAGTCCAGCCAATTTatgggggtctcgctaagaccctTCAATGAAGCTTTTAGTCCGACTTAGTCTAGGCGAGTCTCATTAAACGTAGTCTCGGCATAAAACAAACACGGGACTAAATGCTAGTTTGGCAGTGTTGTGCCTTAAAAAACACAGGATACACGGGGCGCTTTAGTCATTAAAAATCCATTGTACAGAGGGTTCACAAGGACTCCATATATATCGACGTTAATGGATTTAAAATATAGACGAAGACATAAATTTAACACAGATACAGAAGCAAATCTGATAAAGAAATACTGCAACGAACATAGAAATTTAATGCAAAACGATATTAAAGAGACAAAGCGCAGAAGTTGCAGACATTAATACGAAATTGTCCAATAACCAACTACACGACTCATCTCAATGTATAAAGCAACCAAAAACCATAACAAATAGCATACAACACAGCTTGCCGAGCAACCCGAATCGATTCTTGCCGCTCAGCTCCTCCAACAATCCTTGCAAGCAAAGTTAGAGGGCTACGATGTAAGACTCATAAAACCTGTCCAAATAAACTACGAGAGTAGCGCAAAAATGGAAAATAAGCGACATTCGACAAAACTAATCCAGTTAAGGCCGGATGATAACACAACACGCTTCATTTCTTCTTGGCTGCAGCCTTGGTCACCTTGGCACCGGTTGGCTCCTTCTTCTCCACACTCTTGATCACACCGACGGCAACTGTCTGACGCATGTCTCTCACAGCAAAGCGACCAAGCGGTGGGTACTCAGAGAAGGTCTCGACGACCATGGGCTTGGTGGGAATCATCTTAACCATACCAGCGTCTCCATTCTTCAAGAACTTCGGTTCCTTCTCAAGCTCCTTACCAGATCGCCTGTCAATCTTGGTCAAGATCTCAGCAAACTTGACGGCAATGTGGGAGGTGTGGCAATCGAGAACTGGAGCATAACCATTTCCAATCTGGCCCGGGTGGTTCATGATGATGACTTGAGAGGTAAAGTTGGCAGCCTCCTTTGCAGGATCATCCTTGGAGTTGGAAGCAACAAAACCACGCTTGAGATCCTTGACAGCAACGTTCTTCACATTGAACCCAACATTGTCACCTGGGAGAGCCTCCTGGAGAGCTTCATGGTGCATCTCAACAGACTTAACTTCAGTGGTCAGACCAGTGGGACCAAAGGTCACAACCATACCAGGCTTAACAACACCAGTTTCAACTCGTCCCACAGGCACAGTTCCAATGCCACCAATCTTGTACACATCCTGAAGTGGGAGACGGAGGGGCTTGTCTGAGGGCCTCTTAGGCTCATTGATCAGGTCAAGGGCCTCAAGAAGGGTTGGTCCCTTGTACCAGTCAAGGTTGGTGGACCTCTCAATCATGTTGTCACCCTCAAATCCGGAAATGGGGACAAAGGCAATTTTGTCGGGGTTGTACCCAACCTTCTTGAGGTAGGATGAAACTTCCTTAACAATTTCATCATACCTTGCTTTTGAGTACTTGGGAGTGGTGGCATCCATCtgcaaaaataagaaataatgaaACATGAGTTAGAACTGTCAAACGAATAAGTACAATCATTACAACTGAAATGCAATAAAATTTCCATATAACGTATAAGGCTCACTTTGTTGCAGCAGCAAATCATCTGCTTGACACCAAGAGTGAAAGCAAGCAAAGCATGCTCACGAGTCTGACCATCCTTGGAAATACCGGCTTCAAAACCACCAGTGGTGGAGTCAATAATGAGGACAGCACAATCAGCCTGGGAGGTACCAGTAATCATGTTCTTAATGAAATCACGATGTCCGGGAGCATCAATAACAGTGCAGTAGTACTTGGTGGTCTCAAACTTCCACAAGGCAATATCAATGGTAATACCACGCTCACGCTCAGCCTTGAGCTTGTCCAACACCCAGGCATACTTGAATGACCTCTTGTTCATCTCAGCAGCTTCCTTCTCGAACCTCTCGATGACACGCTTGTCAATTCCTCCAAGCTTGTAGATCAAGTGACCAGTGGTGGTCGACTTCCCAGAGTCGACATGTCCAATGACCACAATGTTGATGTGAAATTTTTCCTTACCCATGATGGAATTTCAGCAAATTATCTGAAAGTgcaaaaacaagaatgatcaaaaCACTACAGGCAATTAGCCTGAAATGAATATATGATCGTGACAGCACCGCAATTcatcataagaaaaaaaaaagcaaatttaAGACAATCTTAAGAATTAAATACAAATCAACACTGTAAAGCATTTACAAAAACATAAATTGGAACTCAGTCCCTTAGATGTTCTTAGATATGCGATCATTACCGCAAATCATTACAGGTCTGTAGGAATCATCACAGTTACTTAAACAATTACTAGAataacaaatttaaaaataaattaatgtaATTTGTAAACATGCACAACAGAAGAAGGTAGTTGCTACAGTGTTCCCAAACAAACAAGAGAAAATTGAACTCAGTCCCTTAGATGTTCTTAGATCTGCGATCATATCCGCAAATCATTACAGGTCTGTAGGAATCATCACTGTTGCAATCAAATTACTGAACCCAAATgcataatattattaaatattaacaaaataaacgttttaaaaataaataacgaTATTACTTTACGAAAAAATTTAGTTGCACCAATAATCcccaaataaataagaaaaaattggAGGTAAAAATTTATGGAAGGCAACACGATTAATATTGCTTCAAGGGAACGAGTCACATGGAACTGATAAATCCACAAACCAGATAATGAAGCCTAATAAACTTAATTGCAAAACCCAATTCAGATTGGATCTTCCTGCATCTGATACAAGAATCTAAATTCAAGAAAAACGAAAAACCCAGTTCATAAAAACGAAAAACCCCTAGAACCCATGAATCCTcgaacattttcatcaaaaacgaAAAACCCCTAGAACCCATGAATCCACATGCCATTTCAAGAAAAACCCACAGATCTTATCACAAATATTGATCAATAAACAAAACCCAGATCATCGATTCACTTCAATCAATCAAATGACATTCAAAACGATACGATTTCAAGAACTTCGAAGCCGTAAACATTGATACAGAAAGAAAATctaaatctagagagagagagagagagaggagagagagagagagaggagagagagatgtgcTAACCTCAAGAAAATGGAGGAGCGTAAGAAGATCTCGCGGCCGACTTCGGACTCAGGAGCGAGATGGAGAGGATGAAGAGAGTGAGGAGCTCGGGGATTTAAAGAGCGATTGCTGCATCAGTTTCGTTAGGGTTTCTTTCTGAGCCGTTGGATTTAGGGgatttgatctaacggttgtAATGTTTACTTAGCACTGCGGCTGGCTTGTGAGTCTTGTGATACCCTAATCTTTTGCGCATGATGTCGCTACCTTCGGCACTTTCGCATATTCTTTCTCAAGAAAATGACCATCTTGCCCTTTCAtttctatttgtttatttacttttttcGCTTTCTTTCCAGTTacaaatttttacaatttttgttgTCGTTgaaaaaaacaatcaaattcaTTGATTTTAGGGGCCAAATTGCAAGATTTGTAAGATAATACAGCACCAATTGTAGTGGTATTAaattcacttgtaaatgagtgGTCTTTtcgtttctttaaaaaaaatatatattacaaCACTTCGCGTTTTTCTAAAATCAAAAGACCACAACAAAAAATTTAAGTCGAAAAAGTCGAAAACCCACTCACTAGAAGTGGAAGTCGACCCAAGAAGATTTGCCAATGACCATGAAATACCAATGTCATAACGAGATCAAGCCAATAGAAAAGAAATCTCCCCCTTGCATCACCTCAGTACGTTCTAAAAGGTGCTAGTCAGGGGCTAGCCTTTGTTGAAGTCGGAAATATTCATTTCAAATGAGCTTGCGAGTCCATTGACTCCTTgggttaaatgatttttttttttttttttgcagatgtCAATCAATTTGGCATGCAAGATAAGATACAACTTGTAAGTT encodes the following:
- the LOC126615724 gene encoding vicilin-like seed storage protein At2g28490, with protein sequence MGNKVIRFVVLMLVMCYGVSTTVGYTGDQDEGWRTGTTEEKEDWREEQESGGRRRWPEKKEEEQYPEWGGAESREDRFLLPEAKHVVKTAAGEMRVVMGALGRAVYKPMHIGFITMEPKSLFIPQYLDSNLILFVCRGEVKVGLIYKDELGERRLKAGDVYIIPAGSPFYLVNTGEGQRVHIICSIDISESLGMGLQSFFIGGGSNPQSVIAGFDHEVLANAFNVTSSELSEMFTSQQQGPIVFVPESHSPSVWSKFLRLKQQDRLQEMKSMFDIQQEDHHQGKSETWSWRKLLNSVFGTDSNENKRRDDYDKKRRGDYDKGKGRGKSPDSYNLYDKKPNFRNNYGWSMQLDHSDYSPLEHSGIGVYLVNLTAGSMMAPHVNPRATEYGIVLRGSGTLQIVFPNGTQAINAKIKEGDVFWVPRYFAFCQIASRTGPLEFFGFTTSARKNRPQFLVGAASVLQELKGPELAAAFSVSEDRLRKFIDAQREAVILPTAQAAPPYKEERKPPKEEEEERKQQQPEEGERREGERRGDAGRGEGRREDDRGDKGRFERVPEVIKSIGNDMVMGFD
- the LOC126615725 gene encoding elongation factor 1-alpha gives rise to the protein MGKEKFHINIVVIGHVDSGKSTTTGHLIYKLGGIDKRVIERFEKEAAEMNKRSFKYAWVLDKLKAERERGITIDIALWKFETTKYYCTVIDAPGHRDFIKNMITGTSQADCAVLIIDSTTGGFEAGISKDGQTREHALLAFTLGVKQMICCCNKMDATTPKYSKARYDEIVKEVSSYLKKVGYNPDKIAFVPISGFEGDNMIERSTNLDWYKGPTLLEALDLINEPKRPSDKPLRLPLQDVYKIGGIGTVPVGRVETGVVKPGMVVTFGPTGLTTEVKSVEMHHEALQEALPGDNVGFNVKNVAVKDLKRGFVASNSKDDPAKEAANFTSQVIIMNHPGQIGNGYAPVLDCHTSHIAVKFAEILTKIDRRSGKELEKEPKFLKNGDAGMVKMIPTKPMVVETFSEYPPLGRFAVRDMRQTVAVGVIKSVEKKEPTGAKVTKAAAKKK
- the LOC126615734 gene encoding protein disulfide isomerase-like 5-1 — its product is MKTHSASLVFVSVLLFLLPILTTHAEAEVITLTADTFSDKVKERDTAWFVKFCVPWCKHCKNMGTLWEDLGKTVEGEDEIEVGEVDCSTSKPVCSKVDIHSYPTFKVFYDGEEVAKYQGPRDVDSLKNFVLEEAEKAATKAQLDNDKEL